One window from the genome of Deinococcus sp. NW-56 encodes:
- a CDS encoding VWA-like domain-containing protein — protein MTSPDLQPLISGSRLRLRGKSAFFATLLLHAEFVPSREVAAAGTDGERVYVNPEVAASLPPDVLDGLLLHEVLHAALSHVPRRGPREKKRWNRAADTIVNGMVAAAGLPLPPGAARDEHLERLSVEEVYTSLEGREAQDGQDEADDLLDGPPSDAPPRDGKPGGQGARQWQQALAQARSVEAMAGQGHDPLGMHRELARLSPARLDWRAQLWRFLARTPVDFGGFDRRFVGRGLYLEALDDESLTALVAVDTSGSVDDAAVRALVAEVQGVLGAYPHVRATLYYADTEAYGPWELRPGDPIPPPQGGGGTDFRPIFALAETHEPDVLIYLTDGYGDFPTQPPRMPTLWVVPPGGLEDEGFPFGDVLRLAEEGEGFTA, from the coding sequence GTGACCTCCCCCGACCTCCAACCGTTGATCTCCGGCTCGCGGCTGCGGCTGCGGGGCAAGTCCGCCTTTTTCGCCACGCTGCTGCTGCACGCGGAGTTCGTGCCCTCGCGCGAGGTCGCGGCGGCAGGCACCGACGGCGAGCGGGTGTACGTGAATCCGGAGGTGGCGGCCAGCCTCCCGCCCGACGTGCTCGACGGCCTGCTGCTGCACGAGGTCCTGCACGCGGCGCTCTCGCACGTGCCCCGCCGGGGACCGCGCGAGAAGAAGCGCTGGAACCGCGCCGCCGACACCATCGTGAACGGGATGGTCGCCGCCGCCGGGCTGCCGCTGCCGCCGGGGGCCGCCCGCGACGAGCATCTGGAGCGCCTCAGCGTGGAGGAGGTCTACACCTCGCTGGAAGGCCGCGAAGCCCAGGACGGCCAGGACGAGGCCGACGATCTGCTGGACGGCCCGCCCTCCGACGCCCCGCCGCGTGACGGCAAGCCGGGGGGCCAGGGGGCGCGGCAGTGGCAGCAAGCACTCGCGCAGGCCCGCAGCGTGGAGGCGATGGCGGGGCAGGGGCACGACCCCCTGGGCATGCACCGCGAACTCGCCCGGCTCTCGCCCGCGCGGCTGGACTGGCGGGCGCAGCTCTGGCGCTTTCTGGCGCGGACGCCGGTGGACTTCGGGGGCTTCGACCGCCGCTTTGTGGGACGGGGGCTGTATCTGGAGGCGCTGGACGACGAGTCGCTGACCGCCCTCGTCGCCGTGGACACCTCCGGCAGCGTGGACGACGCGGCGGTGCGGGCGCTGGTGGCCGAGGTGCAGGGGGTGCTGGGCGCGTACCCGCACGTCCGCGCGACCCTCTACTACGCCGATACCGAAGCCTATGGCCCCTGGGAACTGCGCCCCGGCGACCCCATCCCCCCGCCCCAGGGCGGCGGCGGCACCGACTTCCGGCCCATCTTCGCGCTGGCGGAGACGCACGAGCCGGACGTGCTGATCTACCTCACCGACGGCTACGGTGACTTTCCGACCCAGCCTCCCCGTATGCCGACCCTCTGGGTAGTCCCCCCCGGCGGGCTGGAGGACGAGGGCTTTCCCTTCGGGGACGTTCTGCGGCTGGCCGAGGAGGGCGAGGGCTTTACGGCCTGA
- a CDS encoding ATP-binding protein: MTLTPAELQSYLSALVTGNLKLSTMIWGPPGVGKSSVVAQVAAAHGLDFVDVRLSQLAPTDLRGLPVPEADGQGGGVSRWYPPEFLPRGGQGVLFLDEVNMAPPTMQGMAQQLILDRRVGSYELPEGWFVWAAGNRKEDRASVFDMPPPLANRFLHLGVRPDFDSWRSYALGKGLHEHVIAFLTFRPELLHHLDPTQPAWPSPRAWEMAAQLHRAGLDAAPAVGEAAGAEFAAFVRLYEGLPDLGLVLRGQGAGLRLPAEPSVRYAAVVGLAARAANADEAYHAFTWLADAAGPEWLQLYVATLVSKFQATGQLGDLAGLLSRDERLATLVAGTLELAGG, translated from the coding sequence GTGACCCTCACCCCCGCCGAGTTGCAGTCGTACCTTTCCGCGCTAGTCACGGGGAACCTCAAGCTCTCCACCATGATCTGGGGGCCGCCCGGCGTGGGCAAAAGCAGCGTGGTCGCGCAGGTGGCCGCCGCGCACGGGCTGGACTTCGTGGATGTGCGCCTCTCGCAGCTCGCGCCCACCGACCTGCGCGGTCTGCCGGTGCCCGAGGCCGACGGCCAGGGCGGGGGCGTGAGCCGCTGGTATCCGCCCGAGTTCCTGCCACGCGGGGGGCAGGGCGTCCTCTTCTTGGACGAGGTGAACATGGCCCCGCCCACCATGCAGGGGATGGCGCAGCAGCTCATCCTCGACCGCCGGGTCGGGAGCTACGAGCTGCCGGAGGGCTGGTTCGTGTGGGCCGCAGGCAACCGCAAGGAGGACCGGGCGAGCGTCTTTGACATGCCCCCGCCCCTCGCCAACCGCTTCCTGCACCTCGGCGTGCGGCCCGACTTCGACTCGTGGCGCTCCTACGCGCTGGGGAAGGGGCTGCACGAGCACGTGATCGCCTTCCTGACCTTCCGGCCCGAGTTGCTGCACCACCTGGACCCCACGCAACCCGCGTGGCCGAGTCCCCGCGCGTGGGAGATGGCCGCGCAACTGCACCGCGCCGGGCTGGACGCTGCGCCCGCCGTGGGGGAGGCGGCCGGGGCCGAGTTCGCCGCCTTCGTCCGGCTGTACGAGGGCCTGCCCGACCTGGGGCTGGTGCTGCGCGGCCAGGGCGCAGGGCTAAGGCTGCCCGCCGAACCCAGCGTCCGGTATGCCGCCGTGGTGGGCCTCGCCGCCCGCGCCGCCAATGCGGACGAGGCCTACCACGCCTTCACCTGGCTGGCCGACGCCGCCGGGCCGGAGTGGTTGCAACTGTATGTCGCCACGCTGGTGAGCAAGTTCCAGGCGACCGGACAACTCGGCGACCTCGCCGGGCTGCTCTCGCGCGACGAGCGGCTGGCCACGCTGGTGGCGGGGACGCTGGAGCTGGCGGGGGGATGA
- a CDS encoding DUF2726 domain-containing protein has translation MAPLGCLASLFGVRETPRAQPTPPSPPGTVPDRLPVEVKRYFFSRDEHAFFGALEEALAGTSYRVFPNVRLNDLFKITAQEGRQATYARLRDKHVDFLIVDGGAAYRPVLAIELDGASHGSEKQQHRDAVKDVAFRSAGLRLVRLPSRAYSAGELRERLRGELSAPSPR, from the coding sequence ATGGCTCCCCTCGGTTGTCTCGCCAGCCTGTTCGGTGTCCGGGAAACGCCCCGCGCCCAGCCCACCCCGCCGTCCCCACCGGGCACCGTGCCCGACCGCCTGCCCGTGGAGGTCAAGCGGTATTTCTTCAGCCGGGACGAGCACGCTTTCTTCGGGGCGCTGGAGGAAGCGCTGGCGGGCACCTCCTACCGGGTCTTTCCGAATGTCCGGCTGAACGATCTGTTCAAAATCACGGCGCAGGAGGGGCGGCAGGCGACCTACGCGCGGCTCAGGGACAAGCACGTGGACTTTCTGATCGTGGACGGTGGGGCGGCTTACCGCCCGGTGCTCGCCATCGAGCTGGACGGGGCCTCCCACGGCAGCGAAAAACAGCAGCACCGGGACGCGGTGAAGGACGTAGCATTCCGGTCGGCGGGATTGCGGCTGGTGCGCCTCCCCTCGCGGGCGTACTCGGCGGGCGAGTTGCGCGAACGCTTGCGCGGCGAACTGTCCGCCCCCTCTCCGCGCTGA
- a CDS encoding heterodisulfide reductase-related iron-sulfur binding cluster, whose amino-acid sequence MLPLEHKILFFLFALVAGLYGLWGFYRLYLRIRRGAPASEIRWNEMGSRLWYAAKTSLTQERTFRRRPWVSALHSLIFYGFVYYLLVNVVDGLEGFIPFHIYSDTFLGATYNLLADVLSFLVLVGVVSLVVRRLFHPSKRDFRFTEKTLLHPRVKNNFIKRDSLIVSSFIFFHVGSRILGNAAKMVEEARDLGRYDAFQPISSALGSALFSGLSEQAIQNWRIFGYWGALGSVLAFLAYFPYTKHIHIFMAPINYALKRPVGSGVLPPMKGLEEAMEAEEPKLGAEKLEDLEWPRLLDAYACIQCNRCQDVCPANATGKALSPAALEINKRMELNDLTSNGQSGVLLGGPSTLGFAAQGLAAPAGAPHPSPFVLRPTAFESGASTAHPLLEFAINEESVWACTTCGACMQVCPVQDEQMLDIIDIRRHQVMVAGEFPPQLQTAFRGMERASNPWGISRDKRMEWAEGLKVPTIDENPEPDVIYWVGCAASYDPGAQKVSRAFVQLLDKAGVNYAVLGKKEACTGDSARRAGNEFLYQQLAQENVETLNSVRPKLIVATCPHCMNAIGHEYKQLGGHYQTIHHTEYLETLVAAGKLPLAQLQEHVTYHDPCYLGRHNGVYDAPRTLITQMAGQVLELERSREGSFCCGAGGAQFWKEEEEGRERVSDNRFREIQARLDGATQAVAEYEQTGKVVAVGCPFCKSMMNSTPEKAKHDDIVVKDVAELMLESVQRATGEWVAPTAAPESTLEDSPQPTVPNAETPMARTGAAPSAGLGDDVVGSTSADVLNAQPGSPVGNADTQPEAQAAAPSPLTSSSADSSPRKAWKPGEVASPQPAAASDETGPAPARKSWKPKGSGDDVSAAPVEEVSNVQPPATSEGAAPARKAWKPKASDDVNPTPVVPEAQAEAAAPARKAWKPKATAESQPAEAAPEPSVTVAAPVLETAAPTGERKKWSPKAAAVPAPEAAPQAEVSVPTEAAPATGERKKWAPRAASATPAEPPAVTAESAAPAPTERPKWQPRRGAEAAAPQPPVDAAPITEHVHLDRVGENLLEEGAQATSEPGPGGRKKWQPKKKD is encoded by the coding sequence TTGCTGCCGCTCGAACATAAAATCCTCTTCTTCCTTTTCGCCCTGGTCGCCGGACTGTACGGCCTGTGGGGCTTTTACCGCCTCTACCTGCGGATTCGCCGGGGCGCCCCCGCCTCCGAGATCCGCTGGAACGAGATGGGGTCGCGGCTGTGGTACGCCGCCAAAACCTCGCTGACGCAGGAGCGCACCTTCCGCCGCCGCCCGTGGGTCAGTGCGCTGCACAGCCTGATCTTCTACGGGTTCGTGTACTACCTGCTCGTGAACGTGGTGGACGGACTGGAAGGCTTTATCCCCTTCCACATCTATTCCGATACCTTCCTGGGCGCCACCTACAACCTGCTGGCCGACGTGCTGTCGTTCCTGGTCCTTGTCGGCGTGGTGAGCCTGGTGGTGCGCCGCCTCTTCCACCCGTCCAAGCGGGACTTCCGCTTCACCGAGAAGACGCTGCTGCACCCGCGTGTCAAGAACAACTTCATCAAGCGCGACTCACTGATCGTGTCGAGCTTCATCTTCTTCCACGTCGGCAGCCGCATCCTGGGCAACGCCGCCAAGATGGTGGAAGAAGCCCGCGACCTGGGCCGCTACGACGCCTTCCAGCCCATCTCGTCGGCGCTGGGGTCGGCGCTGTTCTCGGGCCTGAGTGAGCAGGCGATCCAGAACTGGCGCATCTTCGGGTACTGGGGAGCGCTGGGCAGCGTGCTCGCGTTCCTGGCCTACTTCCCCTACACCAAGCACATCCACATCTTCATGGCGCCGATCAACTACGCCCTCAAGCGTCCGGTCGGCTCGGGCGTGCTGCCCCCCATGAAGGGGCTGGAAGAGGCGATGGAGGCTGAGGAACCCAAGCTGGGCGCCGAGAAACTCGAGGACCTCGAGTGGCCCCGGCTGCTGGACGCCTACGCCTGCATCCAGTGCAACCGCTGCCAGGATGTATGCCCGGCGAACGCGACTGGCAAGGCCCTGAGTCCCGCCGCGCTGGAAATTAACAAGCGCATGGAGCTCAACGACCTGACCTCCAACGGGCAGAGCGGCGTGCTGCTGGGCGGCCCCAGTACCCTGGGCTTCGCCGCGCAGGGTCTCGCGGCTCCGGCGGGCGCTCCGCACCCCAGCCCCTTCGTGCTGCGGCCGACCGCCTTCGAGTCGGGGGCCAGCACCGCGCACCCGCTGCTGGAGTTCGCCATCAACGAGGAGTCGGTGTGGGCCTGCACGACCTGCGGCGCCTGCATGCAGGTCTGCCCGGTGCAGGACGAGCAGATGCTCGACATCATCGACATCCGCCGCCATCAGGTCATGGTCGCGGGCGAGTTCCCCCCGCAGCTTCAGACCGCCTTCCGGGGCATGGAGCGGGCCAGCAACCCCTGGGGCATTTCCCGTGACAAGCGCATGGAGTGGGCCGAGGGGCTGAAGGTGCCTACCATCGACGAAAACCCCGAGCCGGACGTCATCTACTGGGTGGGCTGCGCGGCCTCCTACGACCCCGGCGCCCAGAAGGTGTCCCGCGCCTTCGTGCAACTGCTCGACAAGGCGGGCGTGAATTACGCCGTCCTGGGCAAGAAGGAAGCCTGCACGGGCGACTCGGCCCGCCGGGCGGGGAACGAGTTCTTGTACCAGCAGCTCGCCCAGGAGAACGTGGAGACGCTCAACTCCGTGCGCCCGAAGCTGATCGTCGCCACCTGCCCGCACTGCATGAACGCCATCGGGCACGAGTACAAGCAGCTTGGCGGCCATTACCAGACCATCCATCACACCGAGTACCTCGAAACGCTGGTCGCGGCGGGCAAGCTGCCCCTGGCGCAGCTTCAGGAGCACGTCACCTACCACGACCCCTGCTACCTGGGCCGTCACAACGGCGTGTACGACGCGCCGCGCACGCTGATCACCCAGATGGCCGGACAGGTGCTGGAGCTGGAGCGCAGCCGCGAGGGGTCCTTCTGCTGCGGGGCGGGCGGGGCGCAGTTCTGGAAGGAGGAGGAAGAGGGCCGCGAGCGCGTCTCCGACAACCGCTTCCGCGAGATTCAGGCCCGGCTGGACGGCGCCACGCAGGCGGTCGCCGAGTACGAGCAGACCGGCAAGGTGGTCGCCGTGGGCTGCCCCTTCTGCAAGTCGATGATGAACTCGACGCCCGAGAAGGCCAAGCACGACGACATCGTGGTCAAGGACGTGGCCGAGCTGATGCTGGAAAGCGTGCAGCGGGCGACGGGCGAGTGGGTGGCCCCCACCGCCGCGCCGGAAAGCACCCTGGAGGACTCGCCCCAGCCCACCGTCCCCAACGCCGAAACGCCGATGGCCCGCACGGGCGCGGCCCCCAGCGCAGGCCTCGGGGACGACGTGGTGGGCAGCACCAGCGCCGACGTGCTCAACGCGCAGCCGGGCAGCCCGGTTGGGAACGCCGACACCCAGCCCGAAGCCCAGGCGGCCGCACCCAGCCCGCTGACCTCCAGCTCGGCGGATTCGTCGCCCCGGAAGGCGTGGAAGCCGGGAGAGGTCGCCAGCCCCCAGCCTGCTGCCGCCAGTGACGAGACTGGTCCCGCGCCCGCCCGCAAGAGCTGGAAGCCGAAGGGAAGCGGGGACGACGTGAGCGCGGCCCCGGTGGAGGAAGTGTCCAACGTCCAGCCGCCCGCCACCAGCGAGGGGGCGGCCCCGGCCCGCAAGGCCTGGAAGCCCAAAGCCAGTGACGACGTGAACCCCACGCCCGTCGTGCCCGAGGCGCAGGCCGAAGCCGCTGCCCCCGCCCGCAAAGCCTGGAAGCCGAAGGCCACGGCCGAATCCCAGCCTGCCGAGGCCGCCCCGGAGCCGTCCGTTACGGTCGCGGCCCCAGTATTGGAGACGGCCGCGCCCACGGGCGAGCGCAAGAAGTGGAGCCCGAAGGCGGCTGCGGTCCCGGCCCCCGAAGCGGCACCGCAGGCCGAAGTGTCCGTGCCGACTGAGGCTGCTCCCGCGACGGGCGAACGCAAGAAGTGGGCGCCTAGGGCGGCGAGCGCCACCCCTGCGGAACCGCCTGCCGTCACCGCCGAGTCTGCCGCCCCCGCTCCCACCGAGCGCCCCAAGTGGCAGCCCCGCCGGGGGGCGGAAGCGGCCGCGCCACAGCCCCCCGTCGACGCCGCGCCGATCACCGAGCACGTCCACCTCGACCGGGTCGGGGAGAACCTGCTGGAGGAGGGCGCGCAGGCCACCTCCGAGCCTGGCCCCGGCGGCCGCAAGAAGTGGCAGCCGAAGAAAAAGGACTGA
- a CDS encoding DegV family protein, with translation MTIAIVTDSTSDLSPQLCGQYGIRSVPLYVHFDGQMYKDGLEITPADLFAGIRAGKKTPSTSQPSPAEFAAVYEDALRAADEVLSLHISGQLSGTVGSARLAAQDFGGRVTVMDSRSATLGLGMQAIRAAQRAGEGRSMAEIVGELERVAAKTDIRFTVDTLDFLRANGRIGGATALLGGLLNIKPILTVKAGRVEAAGRVRGSKKVVQDLVDHIRKYVETNGGARVTFLSTLGGEATLQEIRAGVAGVNFEDLGDHHIGAVIATHVGPGTVGAALEPLTA, from the coding sequence ATGACCATCGCCATCGTCACCGACTCGACGAGTGACCTCAGTCCTCAGCTTTGCGGTCAGTACGGGATTCGCAGCGTGCCGCTGTACGTTCACTTCGACGGCCAGATGTACAAAGACGGGCTGGAAATCACGCCTGCCGACCTCTTCGCCGGAATCAGGGCGGGCAAGAAGACCCCCAGCACGTCCCAGCCCAGCCCGGCCGAGTTCGCCGCCGTCTACGAGGACGCGCTCAGGGCGGCCGACGAGGTGCTGAGCCTTCACATCAGCGGGCAACTCTCGGGCACGGTAGGCAGCGCCCGGCTGGCCGCGCAGGACTTTGGCGGACGCGTCACGGTGATGGATAGCCGCTCGGCCACCCTGGGGCTGGGCATGCAGGCGATCCGGGCGGCGCAGCGGGCCGGGGAGGGCCGCTCCATGGCCGAGATCGTGGGTGAACTGGAGCGGGTCGCGGCGAAAACGGATATCCGCTTCACGGTGGACACCCTCGACTTCCTGCGGGCCAACGGGCGCATCGGCGGGGCGACGGCGCTGCTGGGCGGCCTGCTGAACATCAAGCCCATCCTGACGGTGAAGGCGGGCCGGGTCGAGGCCGCCGGGCGCGTGCGCGGCAGCAAGAAGGTCGTGCAGGACCTCGTGGACCACATCCGCAAGTACGTGGAGACCAACGGCGGCGCCCGCGTCACCTTCCTCTCGACCCTGGGCGGTGAGGCGACCTTGCAGGAGATTCGCGCGGGGGTGGCCGGGGTCAACTTCGAGGACCTGGGAGACCACCAC